The Hydrogenophaga crocea genome contains a region encoding:
- the rpoZ gene encoding DNA-directed RNA polymerase subunit omega, whose product MARITVEDCLEKIPNRFQLVLAATYRARMLSQGHSPKIESKNKPGVTALREIAEGKVGLEMLKKVPV is encoded by the coding sequence ATGGCACGCATCACCGTTGAAGACTGTCTGGAAAAGATCCCCAACCGTTTCCAGCTCGTGCTGGCCGCGACCTACCGCGCCCGCATGCTGAGCCAGGGCCACTCGCCCAAGATCGAGAGCAAGAACAAGCCGGGCGTGACCGCCCTGCGCGAGATCGCCGAAGGCAAGGTCGGCCTCGAAATGCTCAAGAAAGTGCCGGTCTGA
- the gmk gene encoding guanylate kinase, with amino-acid sequence MEYPGNLFVVAAPSGAGKSSLVKALMELDSRVQPSVSHTTRAPRGQEVHGREYYFVSQDTFDQMVLQGGFVEWAQVHGNRYGTSKQALEQRIKQGADVILEIDYQGAIQVKRIFPNAVLVFILPPSWEELRSRLERRAEDSADVIEVRLQNAANEMAHAKEFDFVIINELFERALFDLKAIVHAQRLKYAAQRNARSDTFRALNIT; translated from the coding sequence ATGGAATACCCCGGCAACCTGTTCGTCGTCGCCGCGCCCAGCGGCGCCGGCAAGTCCAGCCTCGTGAAGGCCCTGATGGAGCTCGACTCGCGCGTGCAGCCCTCGGTCTCGCACACCACCCGTGCCCCGCGCGGCCAGGAGGTGCACGGCCGCGAGTACTACTTCGTGAGCCAGGACACCTTCGACCAGATGGTGCTGCAGGGCGGCTTCGTGGAATGGGCGCAGGTGCACGGCAACCGCTACGGCACCTCCAAGCAGGCGCTCGAGCAGCGCATCAAGCAGGGCGCCGACGTGATCCTGGAGATCGACTACCAGGGCGCGATCCAGGTCAAGCGCATCTTCCCGAATGCGGTGCTGGTCTTCATCCTGCCGCCGAGCTGGGAAGAGCTGCGCTCGCGCCTGGAGCGCCGCGCCGAAGACAGCGCCGACGTGATCGAGGTGCGGCTGCAGAACGCCGCCAACGAGATGGCCCATGCCAAGGAATTCGACTTCGTTATAATCAACGAGCTTTTCGAACGGGCCTTGTTCGACCTCAAAGCCATCGTTCACGCGCAGCGCCTCAAATACGCGGCCCAGCGCAACGCCCGCAGCGACACCTTCCGGGCCCTCAACATCACCTGA